The Aspergillus fumigatus Af293 chromosome 3, whole genome shotgun sequence region gaATCCGGTTTTGGAGACATTGACAGTTTTCCCCCTCGGATTCCAACTGTTTGGATTAGGAGAATGTCTTCTTATTCGTTTCCTTCAACGGACAATTCTCCGCATTTCACTAAATCCTTTCGCATCGATAGCTTCTTGTCCTGCATGGTTATCTGATCTTTCCACCAAACAGACACGGTTTCGCGGCCCGACATAACCGACATGGGTCTGTCACCGGGTTAAATCTACGGCCACGAACAAGGTCAAAACTAATTGATTAAACAAGATGACTGGTCGTTTGGTTGGATATTCCACGCCATGATGTCGGAACTCTGGTACCAGCAGCCTGCTGGCAACTGGGAGGAAGCGTTGCCAGTCGGCAATGGCCGTCTGGGCGCCATGGTCTATGGGCGAACCGATACGGAGATGCTGCAGCTCAATGAGGACTCGGTTTGGTATGGAGGGCCCCAGAATCGTGTTCCGCATGATGCATTTGAGTGTCTCCCACGTCTCCGGTCTCTGATCCGAGAGGGGAACCACGCagaggcggagaagctggttcgtctggccttcttttctcatCCCATTAGTCAACGGCATTACGAACCCTTGGGGACTCTGTTTCTGGACTTTGGTCATCTCCCCGAATGTACGCAAAACTATCGACGGTCGTTGGATATTGAGCGTGCTACCACCCGCGTAGAGTATGAACACAAAGGCGTAAAGGTCCGACGGGAAGTCATCGCCAGCAACCCCGACAGTGTCATTGCCATTCGAGTCCAGGCATCGCAGAAAACGGATTTTACCCTGCGGCTGACTCGAATGAGTGAGCTGCAATACGAAACAAATGAATATCTTGACGATGTCACGACAGAAGACCGGACAATTACCATGCATATCACCCCCGGTGGACACAAGAGCAACAGAGCTTGTTGCATGGTCAAAGTTCGCACAGCGGAAGATCAAGATTCTGTCACTCAAATCGGAAACAAACTGCTGGTCAATGCTCAAGATGCGCTGATTCTAATCTCAGCGCAAACCACTTACCGTTGCGACGACATAGACAAGAAGGCTTCTTCTGACTTGGAGACAGCTCTACTGCACTCTACTGATGAGATCTGGGAACGACATGTGAACGACTACCGATCACTCTATGGTCGCATGGAACTGCACCTGAGTCCCAGCAACTGTGACATGCCAACTGACAAAAGAATCAAGAACTCGCGTGACCCTGGTCTGATAGCACTCTACCATAATTACTGTCGCTATCTGTTGATATCGTGCAGTCGGAATGGGGACAAGGCTTTACCAGCGACGCTACAGGGAATATGGAATCCGTCTTTCCATCCAGCCTGGGGGTGTAAATACACGATAAATATTAATCTGCAGATGAACTACTGGCCGGCAAATATTTGCAATCTTTCCGATTGCGAGATGCCGCTATTCTCTCTACTAGAGCGAGTGGCGAAATCAGGAGAGGAGACAGCACAGAAGATGTACGGCTGCCGTGGCTGGGTGGCTCATCACTGCACCGATATTTGGGCTGATACTTCTCCTGGAGACACGTGGATGCCAGCAACTCTTTGGCCTCTAGGAGGTGCTTGGCTCTGTGTCCATATCTGGGATCATTTCCGTTTCACCCGCGATAAGGAATTTCTCGAGAGAATGTTTCCGATTCTGCAAGGATGTGTGCAATTTCTTCTGGATTTCTTGGTCGAAGATGCATCTGGAGAGTATTTGGTTACGAACCCGTCCCTGTCGCCCGAAAACACGTTCTATGAAAAAAACGGAGAGCGTGGTGTTCTGTGTGAAGGCTCCACCATTGATATCCAAATCGTGAATGCCGTCCTGAGCGCTTACCTGAAAAGTGTTGAAGAGTTAGAGATAGTGGATAAGCTTGCGCCCGCAGCATTAGACGCCCTGCATCGACTTCCACCGCTCCGCATCGGATCTTTCGGGCAACTACAAGAGTGGGCTTCGGACTATGCGGAAGTAGAGCCCGGGCATCGGCATGTTTCCCACCTGTGGGCCTTGTATCCTGGAGATACTATCAGCCCGGAAACAACGCCCAAAATAGCCGACGCCTGCTCGGTCACACTGCACAGACGTGAGGCCCATGGAAGCGGCCATACGGGCTGGAGTCGCGCATGGTTAATCAATCTGCATGCACGATTGCTGGCAGCTGAGGAGTGTGCAAAGCACATTGATCTCTTACTGGCGCAGTCAACCCTGCCCAACTTATTGGACACTCACCCGCCGTTCCAGATCGACGGTAACTTCGGCGCCGGTGCAGGTATCCTGGAGATGCTCCTTCAATCCCATGAGGAGGGAATCATTAGGCTTCTTCCCGCTTGCCCGAGAGCTTGGAGTTCGGGGTCTCTTCGAAACATCTGCGCTCGTGGAGGGTTCAAATTAGATTTCAGCTGGGAAAACGGTAAGATAAAGGATGCTGTGACTGTCTACTCCGAATTCGGCCGTAAAACAGTCCTTTGCTTTCCTAACAATGGACCTCGGATTGAAATCAAGGGCAGGGGATCTCACAGCATTCAGGCCTGACTTCCTCGCTGTGCGTGTGGCTATATGATCGTCAAAAAGCTCGTCTCTTAAATCGTAGTCCCGATACACAATCAGTGATCTAGGCACTGACAACTGGCACATCCTCCTTGGCTGTCTTCGCAGGCACTCCCAGGGGCCAGGATGGCTTCCCAGGTGTGGATGGAGCGCCAACCACCATGCTCTGTCCCCTCCACAATCCTTCTACCACCATAAGACAGTGTAGCGATTTTTAGATCCGTTTGGGGGAATCGGGTACACAGTCTTCATTTCGATTGACTTGTAATGTTTCAATGACTGACCGAATGTATGATACATCATTCATTCCCCCTCTTTGGAGACCCCACTTGGTCGATGCCCAGATGGATTTCTCCAGCAATAAAGAGACAGAGGTGGAGTAGATCGGCCAATTAACGAGCTAAATGTTCCACTTTAGCCGGGTATCTTTGTGACAGCAAGCAGGCCAGGTTGATTAAACCTGTCCATTGTCATGAGAACAGTGGACAGAATCTGGTACTCAACCACCGCTGGATGAAGCCTTTCGTCTACGACTTCTTCTGCCTTGGGCCTATACTAGCTTAGGCCATCCAGATACAGGCCACTGAAAAGATCTGGGCCGACGAGACATGGACCTGCAATCCGTTCAAGATCTCAAAGGGGTCTTGAGGCGCGACTTTTTCCATGGTTACGCCACCGCGGCGGCCCAGGTGGAAGGAGCTTGGAATAAAGACGGTAAAGGCCAATCAATCTGGGATACTTTTGCGCACACACCTGGGAAGGTGAAGGACGGAAGCACTGGGGACGACGCGGTACGCTCGTATGACCTGTACAAGGAAGATGTGGCGCTCATGAAGTCGTATGGGGTCAATGCATACcgcttctccctctcttGGTCTCGAATCATTCCTCTTGGAGGGTGCGACGACCTCGTCAACGAAAAGGGGATTGAATACTATTCAAATCTTGTTGACGAGCTTCTCCGTAATGGCATCACACCGTTTGTCACTCTCTTCCACTGGGACACACCGCAATCGCTGGAGGATCGCTACGGCGGCATGCTGAACCAGGAAAAGTTTGTGCCGGACTTTGTCAATTACGCTCGTGTTTGCTTCGAGAGACTCGGCGATCGCGTCAAGCATTGGATCACGTTCAACGAACCTGGTGTCTATACGCTGGCTGGATATGCAGCGGGCGTCCACGCACCGGGCCGGTCTTCATTCCGGGACCGCAACGAGGAGGGCGACTCGTCCACCGAGCCATTCATCGTTGCGCACACGGAGCTGGTCGCCCACGGGCACGTGTCCCGTCTCTACAAGCAAGAGTTCCAGCCCCATCAGCAAGGGACCATCGGCATCACGCTTCACGGGAACTGGTCCGAGCCATGGGATGAAGCCGACCCGCTGGATCAAGCGGCCGCTGAGCGCGCGCGCGAGTTCGAGATTGCCTGGTTCGCGGACCCGCTCTACAAGACGGGTGACTATCCGGCCTCGATGAGAGCCCAGCTGGGTGACCGTCTGCCCAAGTTCACGCCCGAGGAGTCAAAGCTGGTGCTTGGGAGCTCCGAGTTCTATGGCATGAACTCGTACACGACCTTCTTCGTCAAGCACAAGACCACGCCGGCGGACATTAACGACCACAAGGGGAATGTAGAGATTCATGA contains the following coding sequences:
- a CDS encoding glycoside hydrolase family 95 protein — its product is MMSELWYQQPAGNWEEALPVGNGRLGAMVYGRTDTEMLQLNEDSVWYGGPQNRVPHDAFECLPRLRSLIREGNHAEAEKLVRLAFFSHPISQRHYEPLGTLFLDFGHLPECTQNYRRSLDIERATTRVEYEHKGVKVRREVIASNPDSVIAIRVQASQKTDFTLRLTRMSELQYETNEYLDDVTTEDRTITMHITPGGHKSNRACCMVKVRTAEDQDSVTQIGNKLLVNAQDALILISAQTTYRCDDIDKKASSDLETALLHSTDEIWERHVNDYRSLYGRMELHLSPSNCDMPTDKRIKNSRDPGLIALYHNYCRYLLISCSRNGDKALPATLQGIWNPSFHPAWGCKYTININLQMNYWPANICNLSDCEMPLFSLLERVAKSGEETAQKMYGCRGWVAHHCTDIWADTSPGDTWMPATLWPLGGAWLCVHIWDHFRFTRDKEFLERMFPILQGCVQFLLDFLVEDASGEYLVTNPSLSPENTFYEKNGERGVLCEGSTIDIQIVNAVLSAYLKSVEELEIVDKLAPAALDALHRLPPLRIGSFGQLQEWASDYAEVEPGHRHVSHLWALYPGDTISPETTPKIADACSVTLHRREAHGSGHTGWSRAWLINLHARLLAAEECAKHIDLLLAQSTLPNLLDTHPPFQIDGNFGAGAGILEMLLQSHEEGIIRLLPACPRAWSSGSLRNICARGGFKLDFSWENGKIKDAVTVYSEFGRKTVLCFPNNGPRIEIKGRGSHSIQA
- a CDS encoding glycoside hydrolase family 1 protein; the protein is MDLQSVQDLKGVLRRDFFHGYATAAAQVEGAWNKDGKGQSIWDTFAHTPGKVKDGSTGDDAVRSYDLYKEDVALMKSYGVNAYRFSLSWSRIIPLGGCDDLVNEKGIEYYSNLVDELLRNGITPFVTLFHWDTPQSLEDRYGGMLNQEKFVPDFVNYARVCFERLGDRVKHWITFNEPGVYTLAGYAAGVHAPGRSSFRDRNEEGDSSTEPFIVAHTELVAHGHVSRLYKQEFQPHQQGTIGITLHGNWSEPWDEADPLDQAAAERAREFEIAWFADPLYKTGDYPASMRAQLGDRLPKFTPEESKLVLGSSEFYGMNSYTTFFVKHKTTPADINDHKGNVEIHDFNKHGIPRGEESDTEWLRAAPWGFRKLLNWIWSRYQMPIYVTENGTTAKGETAPSPSVLNDQFRIRFFEGYVGWALARAVKEDGIDIRSYFAWTFTDNWEWAAGYTDRFGCTFIDFDSPEKTRYPKQSAYYLDNLFKHLIKGS